The genomic region CAGGCTTTAACATTACTGTAGCTCTCTGTTTACCTCAAAAAATGACTTGTCCTCTTTGAGTGAAGCCTCTGCATCTTTAAGAGCGTTTTCAGATTGCCCCATCTTCAGATAACATTTGGATCGGCCAACAAAACAGTTCTTGTCATCGGGCTTTAAAGTCAGCGCCTAAACACAAAGACCAAAAGCAATTCAAAGAGACAAGAACAGTTTCTTTCCATGAGCCCTCACTCTAATGAACAATTAAAATCAGTCATACACTCAAAACTCCATTTACTTCCATGATAGATTATACTTTTACCATTAAAATGCAGTAATTATGATATTTAtacttaataaaaataaaaattgttatGCTACAACAGGCAACTATGTACCTCtgtctgaaataatcattagcagTTGTTATTGTGATCATAACCTTAACAAATTATTGTTACTTGCAGTTCTAATATTGTGAACTGCAGTTCTGCCTGTGGTTTGTCCAGTTGGTGTTGCCATACTAGTTGGGTAGGTACAataaatgtcaaacactgtactgtccttttttatttctttcaaacGTATGAAAAAGTTGAAAACTATAAACGTAATATGAGTGTTACATAGGCTATATCACTGTCAACTGTTATAGGTTTTGTTAAGCGTTGGCATGTCttcaaaaaaaggtcataaaaagTCAGCATGTGCACTTTTTCTGTGCAGTCCTCAATTATATGCTGGCTCCCTAAAATGGCACTCAGTCATTAAACTTTGAGAACCTCTGATATAagtttttgtttcaaatgatCAGTTAATCCATTGAGTTTCTAAAAAATTCCCCTGACCCGCCTAAAGGGTTGGGTCACAGAAAGTTTAGATTGaaaatgcaatgttctgtttgGAAAACTTTGGTCCCAGCATTCAGGTAGATGCTCTTGATgcactccacccacccaaacaccactgTGGATTTCTACCAGCACTTCATGATGGCAGTGCCaacccccagcaggacaatgcaccaaaCCACATtgcaaaaactgttcaggaacggcctgaggaatgtgacaaagagctcaaggcattgacctggcctccaataGCCCTGATCCCAATCTAATGAAGCATCTATtggacgtgctggtaccccacctcacaaccgaAAGGTCTCAAGGGGTCCGCCGCCaacaccctggtgccagacacaaCAGGACACCCCctcagaggtcctgtgtccatgccttaatgtcagagccaagtccaatccAAGTAGACCCCACCATGGAATCGGGGCACCTCTAGGGCACTGgcacgtcccacagatgctctATGAGATTGGGGTCTGGGGAATGTGGAGGCCACATCGACAACCTTTAGCAGTTTTTGCTGTGTGACATGTTGCATGTTGAGTGGGTGGTGTGTGTcaagtggtatccacatgaaagccaggaccaaaggtttccctgCAGGACATtacattgtaacaagatgatcaatgttattcacttcacctgtcagtgtttttctgttatctcagagacacaaaagatgCATAATGACGATAAAGACACTCAAAACCACCACACAACATCTGTATGTCTTGTttctatgtaggagaggtggtgggaccctttgcatatctgttcCCAGGGGCCCATGGACACACACCTATTCTTTCCACGTACACTTACATGTACATAATCCTGCCTCTTTATTTGTCCAGCTCTGCTTTGTTCCTAGCTGTTATATTTATTACTGTGTAACATTAAGTACATTGAGAGCAATACAAAAAATGGAGTTGAATTCCTTTTATGTACACACATGCCCGTAAAACTGAGTCTTAATTGCATAGTTTGGATAAAGTAATGTAATTCCAAAATGTTCTGTAGTTAACGGATAACCTTCAGCTTGTTAGTAAGACGTGCAATGCCTTGCTAACCttaactagctaacgttaactactTACCGCTGTGTAGCTGCTCACAGCCTTTTTATACTCTCCTTTAATGTACAGCCAGTACCCATCGGCCATTAAAGTGGAGAACACGCCCTTCGGCTTTTGGCCCTCGTGATTTTCGTCTGAGTCTGACATTTTAGGCAAACTTTTCCGTCATAACACTACCAAACAAGTTAACTTCAGCGTGTATCTACAAACATTAGCACCTCCAGTCTACTGGTATCCTAGCAACCACTGTAACAAACAGAGCGGGAAACACCGCCATCTTCTGGTCGCCTGGGTTAGTAACGTTACACCTCTCTATCTCAGTTTAATGAGAATGTTTTCATAAGGACCATATACATGTCGATTAAAACcctaataaatacaataatactGATATAATTATACTATTATACTATACCATGAAGAAGACAACCAATTTCAGGGAAACCCAGAGGAGACCAACTTTATTGACATGGCTGGTACTTTTCAAGGATAAAGAGAGGATGGTTTCACCATAAGGGCATAAACAATGAAAGCAAAGATGAGGacgcttttcttttcttcataaCGTGCACCAAGAGAACAACACTCATCAGGAAGTAACTGAACATGACCAGGTTTCCATCATCACCCCCGGACCGGACTTTCTTCGACAAtagcaaacacacagcacattgtatttgttgtatttttatgcGTATCGGTTGCATTGAGTAAAATTAGACAGCTTGCATCACAGTCAAGGAATACACAAGGCATAATCTATTTCTGCACATTGTTTCATGCAGACCAAACATAACAATTATCTTCCTGAATTAGTGTGAAAGGGATGCTCATAATCAGTGTCTCTCTCAGAGTTTTACTTAACAGAAAAGTGTCCTTATCTTACACCGATGGTTCTATCAGACAGCAAATTtacaataaatatacatatcaaaataaaaaaatggaaaaaaactaTTATCACACATCAACACTTTACATTCCagtaaaatgtacaatgcaGCAATCTGTGAATGGCAACATCAAACATAAAACCTGTGACAACAAGAGGGAAGGGGACCTTGCTGGCAACACAGCCAGCACAGCTGTCTCCACTGCCATCTTTCTACTGTGCTTCAGCTCGACTGTAGGTGTACGTCTAGGCTCCAGctgtgaattttaaaaaatgatcaaGTGCTCCTATTGGCTTATGACaaggaggcagttttcagtgcGAATTCGTAGCAGCCAACTGTCTGTCTGACAGATTCTTCAAAAGGGGAGGGTGTCGCTTGCTAagtgattttcttttaaaatcattaaGCAAGTTATTAACTTTCATGCAGAAAAATCCCCTCTCAGCAGTAAGTTGAGACGAGCCAGATAATAGCTTGCTCAATGCTCAGGTGCATCTCAAGAGTTTCCCCAGGATGTCACTTCCTGCATGGATCCCTAAAAGCTCTGTTACAATAGCTGCACAGTCTCTGCAATCTCAAAAATCCAGGAAATATTTGGACCAGTGTTGCTAGCCATTACTGACTTTAAAGTTCGTTTCATTCTGAAAGGAAGAGAAACCAAATCCAAAACCAGTAACACACTATCAACTTAGTCTGTGCCACCTTAGTGTCCTTGCTATACGggctttaaaacatttgttgcaTGTGGTCATTTGGGTTGCATTCATTCAGTCAATGGCATAGACAGGAATCTGACTTGCAATCAGTCAGTCATTAAATATGGATGGTGGGTCGGGGGGTTGACATTGTTGAAAAGTCCTGATGTAGTAACTGTTTAGGTAGACAAATCCTCcaattaaccaaactggaagaagaAATTTCCTGGTCCAGAAGCtgtaacacaaaacaaacaagtcaaTAACTGATGTGTTCTTAAATTGTGAACGTCATTCCAAACGCTTGACAGTAGAAAAGCATCGTTTCTCACTGCTTTAAATGCAGCACATAAGTTACCTTCAAAGCTAAATCCCCCTGGGCCTCCAAAGAACGCCTTGAAAATGTTGTTGGCATCAAAATCTGGTGGAGACAAAATGCAAGACCCAAAATCAGCACAGAGAACTTTACAGCCAGTTTCGCaccataaaaacaacagctgttttAGAATAAAAAGGTGGTTCATTAGCTCACACAGTACTTAAAGCCCTGTCTacattaggggtgtaaatcaccagcttcatcacaatacaatattatatcgatttgtttggatgacgatacgatgtttgccgatatcacaaagtctgtcacgataagattttgattcgattcgattcaggagcctgcgattGATATGACgtgatatcatatgcccatctaacacaatcatttacatcaactcacaaaaacaactagaatatgatttcaccattttatttctgagctctgtttgttgtttgagcggaggcgcgcttgcccagaaatggtggcacagacgtgctatgtaattttcaaaataaatgtgtatctttaagatgacgatatggatcgatgttttcattttgcatcgatataatcggattgttaatcaatgaatcgatgtatcgatgtggatcgatgtatcgttacaccacTAGTCTACATATATACGCATATCTTTAAAACCAgatattttcctctgttttggCCTCTCATCCACAATGACTATGCACCAGAAACCATGACAACAGTAGTGGACTACCAGTTTGCTAACATCGTAGTATTGCTGCACCACTTAAAGGACGAATGGAGGTGTCTGCTGCGCTTAATGTTATTTGTTCCAGCTCAGCGTCCACTACTGATGAGCAAGTCagggttttttaaaatgtgtatcaACCCAGCCTGCTTTAGAGCCACTCCGTCCTGCCCAACCTCCAAATATTTGCGTTAATCAATGACCCAAACCTGACCCGCAAATCGGAGCTGAATGTTTCTGGTAATGACCTGCTTGCTGCTGGCTATATTTCCAGTAAATGTcataatataaaacatgtgTTTTCTCTTTGATAAAGTACAAACAGCAGAAAGACAGCACGTACTtacccatcttttaagtggttacataTTAAGCCTATGATCTCGAGTGCATAGCTGATATTCtacgtggtttgtttacatgagtgCACAGCTGATTGGCACAGTGGTGTGTTTACATGACCttacagaagtgcatatttaacagTTTAAGTGTGGACACAGTGTTAGAGCTACATATTCTTAGAGGGAATCATTTTTACTGGACGTTATGACCAGAGAGATTTAATTGTTGGACCTCAACAGATTTTCCTGGTCATAGAGGCCTTGAGCTCAGCAGCGCTGATGATAGATGCTTAGTGCtgaaccagcagatggtgggacaaTTTCCAGAGTGGGATTGTTTTGGATGAGCAGTGGAACTTTAAGAGCATCACTTGTATCTTTGAGTGAGTGCCTTAGTCCTTACATAGAAGGGGAATCCACAAAGATAAGATCtccagtgtgtgttttggaaaAAGGTAATATTGGCCTGTGCACTTTACTACCTTTGCAACAACAGGAGACTAGAGAGGACTGTTTATGCTAGCTTTGAGTTCTTAATTGTGGTCAACTGAGGATGGCATTTATGAGGACAGAGggggaaaatatctgttttaaaaaatcactgTATACATGTGGACAGGACCTTAATCTGTTCACCCTTGAGGCCTCCCACCCCAGCCTCTCCCACGTACTAACCTCCCATGTTCATGCCGTCATCCTCCAGATCCTGACCGCTGTCATAGCGAGACTTCTTCTTTGGGTCCGAAAGCACGCTAAAAGCCTCGCCCACCTCCTTAaacttcttctcctcttccttctgcaACTCAGGACTAGCTCCGCTGTGACGGTCTGATAGGAAGGAGAGGTAGGGAAAAAGTCGTTGGGTTGAGGGACAACCATATACAGTGTTACATAAAATCACTCTGCTTTATTGTTATGGAAACTAACTGTTCTGTCAAGCACCTGGGTGATGTAAAAGCGCCCGTTTGCGGTAAGCTTTCTTGATCTCATCTTCTGTGGCATTCTTATCCACTCCAAGCACTTTGTAGTAATCTTTCCGCTTGCTTTTCTTCAACTCCAGCTGGGCATTTTTCAGAAGGTGCTTGTGTtctacagaataaaaaaaaagagacaggaCATTTTAACAAACAATAAACCGTAATAAAGAGGCAATCTCTCTGCTGAAAGCTTTCAGGCTGTACGACTCCTACCTTTTGTCTTCTCTGTCTGATAAACCTTCTCATAGTCTCGCACTGCCTCTTCATATTGCTCTGTGTCCATGTAGCTGCAGCACAGTATACACAAGTTGGTTATTGTTTCCCAATGCAGCgtgaacaataaaacacaagtgCAGATGATGATACTGTCTTCTTTTTGTCCAAATACAACAGAACTCCCTGTCTCTATTAAAAACCAAGTTAGAAAACCGGGGACATACCACTGTGCTCTCCGTAAATAGGCCTTGATGTAGGTCTCATCCAGTTTAATGGCCTTCGTGCAGTCTTCAATGGCCTGTTCTAGTTTCTTCAGctttcaaagaaaaagaaaagagtgtGACCGTGTGaggcggagacagagagacaaaaacataGTGGCCTAGTTCTCTTGATGTGACAGAGGAAAGTACAAGACGGCAAAGACACCAAAAAACATTGTGCTTTCGGAGGGACAGAATGAGATCTTTGCAAAGTCTGAAACCCTGCTAACCTATGAATAACTacaggagtgtgtgtatgtatgtgttagGCATGACGTATGACTTGTACAATTGCGATTAACAATATAAtcattttaagaccattttatgccactgacaTAATGATAATATGATTGGATAATAACGTTTATTCTAGCATCATGTTGGCTACAGTGTTGGTGaaattcacacatacacaaacacgcATGTTAACACTGGCGCAATAATGTACAATATATGGACATGACCTGAATCCTATGTGCTGACCTCGATAAGTCGATAACattatcatgacaggcctacATGCAAACAGTGGAATCTCTCCTGTGCAGCTTCCTCACCTTAGATCCAACAGTGGCCCTATTACAGTACAGCTTGGCATTAGTCTTGATGTTGTTGGGGTCTATTGTTAGTGCCTCTGAGTAGAGCTCATAGGCTGCCTCAAAGTTTCCCTCCTTGAACGCCTTGTTCCCTTCCTCCTTCTTGGCTTTTAGTGCTTTGGCATTCTGGAAAAACAAATCATAGGACAATCTTAGAGGGTCTTACTCAGGGTTACAATCACAGCAACGTCAATCAGACTtatagacgaattcggcgagtgatttgtgtatgccgccatcttgcggcggagccattgctgcggtgacgtgtcagtcatcaattcattatgctgtcattgtgaactgactctctacaatgacagtatcatgaatagctggattgatgatgttagacagtggcctccggtaactgatgaaggtatcttaaattagtaccgatattaatttagaaattattcatttgtttgagcgataagcaggaaagattagagtaatagggagataatagactgtatcattaaacactgtgtaatataacgttagcatacgttacgtgtgctgacTTTAGCAAGCTAGtagcgtgacatttaatcattaaggacaggctacgtgactaaaaacaacaacaacacgtgtttgtgttaggtattcaagaatattttattgatcgccTGGCCTCCGATGACCAGAAAAACGGCAATTACAGGTCTCTGATTGAGGGTCAAAATTACCTGAGCTCTGGATGGGTCAGGCAAATTTTACACCGCCTTTTAGACaaccatcacatcatattgaaggaTCGCCTTCCatatgatgtgatggtcacgtagcctgtccataatgattaaatgtcacgctgctagcttgctaacgtcagcacacgtaacgtatgctagcattatattacacagtgtttaatgatacagtctattatctccctaATAGGCctactctaatctttcctgaTTATCGGTCAAGCAAATGATtactttttatattaatatcggtactcatttaagataccttcatcagttaccggaggccactgtctaacatcatcaatccagctattcatgatgctgtcattgtagagagtcagttcacaatgacagcataatgaattgatgactgacacatgtcaccgcagcaatggcgccgccgcaagatggcggcatacacaaatcgctcgccAAATTCGTCTATAATGGATGGGAGAAAATGACAATGTTGTATATTAGGCAAATGTCCTGAGTTGACTGCCGcttttagaggaaaaggctCCCATAGATGTAACGGTCATATTTCTAGgaattcacaataaaagttttaatATTTCTGCGAATTCGCAATAAAAGTTTATTTGATTTGTAAAACTCTTATCTACTGAATGACTCACTCTGCATGCGAGTCGAGCCTTGTCGTGGTCAGGAGCCATGCGCAGAGCCTGTACAAAGAACTGGACAGCCTTGTCGATACAGTCCTCATAGTACAGGCAAAGACCACGCACGTACAGTGCATCTGCATTAGTGGAGTCCATTCGCAGAATATCACTAAACGGGAACAAATAAAGAAGATTAATGTTATAAGATAGCAAacatataagaaaaaaaaaaccaaaacaaaagagaaatcaCATAAAAGTATGCCATTCTGTGTCACTATTATCACTACTATTTCAATTCCAAATTTGAAAATCAATCGAAATGACCTTTTGACTTCAACCTTCAAAATGTAGAGAAAAATTGGCTATTCTCCCAGTATGTTTTTCCCTCTCCATCCCCGCCTACTTGTGCTCATCCAAAGAACAAGACACAGCATAGTTTACCAGTAGCCTGCAGCTACACTTTTTGAGACACCATGACCACTGTCGGAGATGACAGAGAAACAACAGGACAACAAAATGCTCTTACTTCCCTGAGGTTATGGGCATCGCAAAATTTTGCCTTCCCCTTGAGATATGTAAAGAATTAACATGTCGTTGACAGAAAAACTAGTTTGTAGGCAATACTACACGCGGGTACCATATGTTATCTCAGGCAATGCAACAAATATGGCAGGAACGTATTCCCAGGcattataaataaacagatttgACAGGGACAACAACCACAATCTGGTGACTTTTTGCAGGTGAAGAAACTCAAACTGCCATTGTAAAGTACCCTTTTGCCATCTAGTggctcttgtttttgtttttatgtcatacaATTTGGTCCCAATTGAGTGCTGAAATACGCTACTGACATTACatcttaaataaattatatttatttattttaaattatatacatttatttttgacCACATGGCCTCAGTGAGGTAAATATCAAATTAAAAGGGTGGGGTGGTCAGTTTTAGGGATGTGCCATTTTTATATCACTGTGATAATGAATTTCAGAACCTTACACTTCTTAGACCCATGTTTCAAACCTATGACACTTTGAAAACAAGATTTACATATAGTTTTTAAAACCACCAGGTGTTAAGGTTGGAGTTGGAATGGCACATGCACACCCTTGTGTGTTATTCTGCCTTTACTCTATGCTCATTGTGACAGATTCCAATAATATCAAATAAGTGAATCAccaaatatttttcaaataCACCGTCTTACCTGGCTACTGACTGAGCCTCAGGGTAGCGCCCCAGCAGGGCTAAGCACTCTGCCTTCAGTATCTtgaacctgtgacaggctgcgGCAGACTCCAAGGCACGGTCCATGCAAAAAACAACCTAGAAACAACCACAGCACACTTGCAGTCTGTTTCTGGTGACATACCACACAACTGATGAAATTCAGTAAGATTGTAACTTCTGTGCAGCTTACCATTCTGAAGTCTCTCTTCTCAAATCCAATCTCTGCCATTCTCTCATATTCAAGGATGGATTCTGCATTCTTCagctaaaaaaataatgtgtggTATTCAGTGACAATGTCAAACACCTGTGGTAGAATAATTGCTTTACAGTTACCACTGGCCTCTGTCATATGCCAAGCTTAGTGCTCCTAAAACCAGGgcaataaaagcagcagtacTGTACTTCTGTGACAGCATAAAACTTGCCCTCTCGCTTTCTAACTGGGATTTAAAGAATATTTCCCCGAAAAATGACCATTGTGTATCAACTACTCACCAAtagttaccttgaatttgtgaatacactttgtttttcttgcatgctttCACAGTGAACGAAAAATCCCAAaagaattcttgatgaactgggGTAAAAGGCGACcgcatttaaaaacagcacaactatatcaaaatatccatttacaaactctcacaaaatGTGTGCTGTGTAATCatagtctcatttatccaggtatgctcagtactccataacacatgcattttcgctataaccttattatttaaaaaacgtCCACATATGAGTAGCACACAAGGGCAAACACAAGCATCTGAACTCCGCTGGTGCGTTCCACTGAGCAGAGATAAAACATGTGCTTACCCAGGCACGCTCCTTGTTCTTGCCTAACAACAGTTAtgcaaaagtgttttaaatagtaaggttttagtgaaaacgcatgtgtttgggaactgTTGAGCAtgcgactggataaatgagacttggattatactgcacaagctgtgttagtgtttgtaaacagatattttgatacagttctgctgttgttaaatgcaacCCCCCTtaacttcaattcatcaaaaattttctgtcttttggaTTCTGAATTCAAtgcaacacagggtgagtaactgatatacaaattataatttcataggtgaagtattcctcaAACACTAACTCCACTTGATCTCCCCTTAAACCACTCAGTGTCTTTCCACTTTATTTGCACTAGTTTGGCCAAAGCCTATCTAATAGAGGATAATCCTGTCCAAGTTGTTAGATCATGCTCTGTCAAAGTGAGGCCAACTCACCTCCTGCTGGGCCTGGCTGTTGTCAGACTCCAGTTCCAGAACCCTCTGGAAACAGCGGCTGGCAGCCATCGCATTGCCAAGAGACAGGTGGCACTTGCCCTCTCGCAGATGTCCCTGTGGGTAAAAGATTTACAGTTCACATACTGAAGTGATAACATCCCCTAATTCCTTGGTTGAAATCAAATGGGCACTGTGTACCAATACCTAAACCATGATCAGCCCCAACTTACTTTTAATGTGACACACCTTTTTATTCCTTTGGCAAAATCATAATGCTAATAACCCACTGCACTGTTACAGGG from Epinephelus moara isolate mb chromosome 18, YSFRI_EMoa_1.0, whole genome shotgun sequence harbors:
- the dnajc7 gene encoding dnaJ homolog subfamily C member 7; the protein is MATENCDAVNMDPDMELLSDEELEREAEGFKEQGNAFYIKKDYAEAFNYYTKAIDMCPKNASYYGNRAATLMMLCRYREALEDSQQAVRLDNDFMKGHLREGKCHLSLGNAMAASRCFQRVLELESDNSQAQQELKNAESILEYERMAEIGFEKRDFRMVVFCMDRALESAAACHRFKILKAECLALLGRYPEAQSVASDILRMDSTNADALYVRGLCLYYEDCIDKAVQFFVQALRMAPDHDKARLACRNAKALKAKKEEGNKAFKEGNFEAAYELYSEALTIDPNNIKTNAKLYCNRATVGSKLKKLEQAIEDCTKAIKLDETYIKAYLRRAQCYMDTEQYEEAVRDYEKVYQTEKTKEHKHLLKNAQLELKKSKRKDYYKVLGVDKNATEDEIKKAYRKRALLHHPDRHSGASPELQKEEEKKFKEVGEAFSVLSDPKKKSRYDSGQDLEDDGMNMGDFDANNIFKAFFGGPGGFSFEASGPGNFFFQFG